From one Perca flavescens isolate YP-PL-M2 chromosome 19, PFLA_1.0, whole genome shotgun sequence genomic stretch:
- the LOC114545263 gene encoding myelin protein P0-like, with the protein MLSSTLLCFLLFLPLSEEPDELTVKPEQDVTLGCRALSDGPVTLLEWNRRDLKDEGYVFFYRNQRAYEKYQHPRYRGRVELRDPEMMHGDVSVVLKNVSINDTGTYDCRVIITGGNESRKLINLTVTDSDPTSGQEVEHPRLVVGVSVAVGLVIVIVLLSSVLCFIIYKRRNSPTNNPSYKAPADEST; encoded by the exons ATGTTGTCTTCCACTCTCCTGTGTTTCCTGCTCTTCCTGCCACTCTCTGAAG AGCCAGATGAGTTAACGGTGAAGCCCGAGCAGGACGTTACTCTCGGGTGTCGGGCTCTCTCAGACGGCCCCGTCACTCTGCTGGAGTGGAACAGACGAGACCTGAAGGACGAAGGCTACGTCTTCTTCTACAGGAACCAGCGCGCGTACGAGAAGTATCAGCACCCGCGTTACCGGGGCCGGGTGGAGCTGAGAGACCCGGAGATGATGCACGGAGACGTCTCCGTTGTTCTGAAGAACGTCAGCATCAACGACACCGGGACGTACGACTGTCGAGTTATAATCACCGGGGGCAACGAGAGCAGGAAGCTCATCAACCTGACTGTCACCGACTCCG ATCCCACATCTGGACAGGAGGTTGAACATCCTAGACTCGTGGTCGGTGTGTCAGTTGCCGTAGGCCTcgttattgttattgttcttctttcttctgttcTGTGTTTTATCATTTATAAACGGCGTAACAGTCCCACAAACAATCCTTCATACAAAGCTCCGGCTGATGAAAGCACCTAG
- the LOC114545257 gene encoding myelin protein P0, producing MLPSAVLCFLLFLPLSASEEPEELTVKPEQDVTLGCRALSDGAVTLLEWNRRDLKDDGYVFFYRNQRAYEKYQHPRYRGRVELRDPEMMHGDVSVVLKNVSVNDTGTYDCRVIITGGNESRKLIDLTVSDSDPPAGQEGRYPGLVVTLSVVAVLLVIILLLLLLVMYKRHNCHRENPSYKAPNPESTEVT from the exons ATGTTGCCTTCCGCTGTTCTGTGTTTCCTGCTCTTCCTGCCGCTTTCTGCCTCTGAAG AGCCAGAGGAGTTAACGGTGAAGCCCGAGCAGGACGTTACTCTCGGGTGTCGGGCTCTCTCAGACGGCGCCGTCACTCTGCTGGAGTGGAACAGACGAGACCTGAAGGACGACGGCTACGTCTTCTTCTACAGGAACCAGCGCGCGTACGAGAAGTACCAGCACCCACGTTACCGGGGCCGGGTGGAGCTGAGAGACCCGGAGATGATGCACGGAGACGTCTCCGTCGTTCTGAAGAACGTCAGCGTCAACGACACCGGGACGTACGACTGCCGAGTTATAATCACCGGGGGCAACGAGAGCAGGAAGCTCATCGATCTGACCGTCTCCGACTCCG ATCCCCCAGCTGGACAGGAGGGCAGATATCCTGGACTCGTGGTCACTCTGTCAGTTGTTGCAGTCCTTCTTgttattattcttcttcttcttcttcttgtcatGTATAAACGGCATAACTGTCACAGAGAGAATCCTTCATACAAAGCTCCGAATCCTGAAAGCACCGAGGTGACCTGA